Proteins from a single region of Nitrospira sp.:
- a CDS encoding type II toxin-antitoxin system VapC family toxin, producing MKGIVVDASVALAWCFPDEHSEYADDVLDALEGQTVVVPSVWALEVANAVLVAERRKRIGKADIVRFVALLGNLSISEMSVPVGGILETVIPLGREHGLSAYDAAYLDVAVRTGLALATADGPLEGAARKAGVVIWTSRKGGKGKR from the coding sequence TTGAAAGGCATCGTAGTCGATGCATCAGTCGCGCTGGCCTGGTGCTTTCCCGACGAGCACAGCGAGTATGCGGACGATGTGCTCGATGCATTGGAAGGGCAGACGGTCGTCGTGCCATCCGTGTGGGCACTTGAGGTCGCCAATGCCGTGCTCGTGGCCGAGCGGCGCAAGCGCATCGGGAAAGCGGACATCGTGCGGTTTGTGGCATTATTGGGAAATTTGTCGATCTCTGAAATGTCGGTGCCGGTCGGCGGGATTCTGGAGACGGTCATCCCGCTAGGACGTGAACACGGGCTGTCGGCCTATGATGCGGCCTATCTGGACGTCGCGGTTCGGACAGGGCTGGCACTTGCGACCGCGGATGGACCGCTGGAAGGCGCTGCGCGGAAGGCCGGGGTCGTCATCTGGACGTCGCGGAAGGGTGGCAAAGGAAAACGATAG
- a CDS encoding AAA family ATPase, with protein sequence MQSFNSTSSHQSTFPDLAKRLVSFDSIMRDPLPPIDWLVESLIPNGTRTVVFGEFGSMKSWTLLDLALHIAAGRKWLDTFDIPQARSVLYIDEEMPEHELRRRVKRLGEGLELRDVSIPFRATSHLGVRFHEDQVERLLLELHTEGFDPDIILVETLRRVLNGNENDATDVGEFWHSVAPILVAKKTLIVAHHMKKPSLQKHEPNRHRASGSTDILAGADMAYAITRHQDHLTISCEKNRVAPEIKPFSVQLVVDENDEEQGPIIMQYVGLPQLSDEELTKLEQAKGAILAFLQDQQLFVATREDILADLKQHDIAERTGDRALGVLYKTGVVEKAERGLYRLRLGLKAV encoded by the coding sequence ATGCAGTCATTCAATTCTACTTCATCACATCAATCAACCTTTCCCGACCTGGCCAAGCGCCTGGTGTCGTTCGATTCCATCATGCGAGACCCCTTACCACCAATTGACTGGTTGGTAGAGTCCCTGATCCCCAACGGGACACGCACGGTCGTATTTGGTGAATTTGGCTCCATGAAGTCGTGGACCCTTCTAGACTTGGCCCTGCATATTGCAGCAGGCCGAAAGTGGCTGGACACGTTCGACATCCCACAGGCCAGGTCCGTCTTATACATTGACGAAGAAATGCCCGAGCACGAATTGCGCCGTCGGGTAAAACGCCTTGGGGAGGGGCTTGAATTGCGCGATGTCTCCATCCCCTTTCGGGCTACCAGCCATCTTGGCGTTCGCTTTCATGAGGACCAAGTGGAGCGGTTACTCCTCGAATTGCATACAGAAGGATTCGACCCTGACATCATTCTAGTCGAAACCCTGAGGCGTGTCCTGAATGGCAACGAGAACGATGCGACAGATGTCGGAGAATTTTGGCACAGTGTGGCTCCCATTCTGGTTGCTAAGAAAACGCTCATTGTTGCTCATCACATGAAGAAACCCAGTTTACAAAAGCATGAGCCAAACAGGCACCGTGCGAGTGGCTCAACTGACATTCTGGCTGGTGCAGATATGGCTTATGCCATCACCAGGCACCAAGATCATTTAACGATTAGCTGTGAGAAAAATCGTGTGGCGCCTGAGATCAAGCCCTTTAGTGTACAACTGGTGGTTGACGAAAATGATGAAGAACAAGGTCCGATCATCATGCAGTATGTTGGCCTGCCTCAACTCAGCGATGAAGAACTAACCAAATTAGAGCAGGCCAAGGGTGCCATTCTCGCCTTCCTTCAAGATCAGCAGCTGTTCGTTGCTACAAGGGAGGATATCCTCGCTGATCTCAAACAGCATGACATTGCCGAGCGAACAGGAGATCGAGCGTTGGGGGTCCTGTATAAGACCGGAGTCGTCGAAAAGGCGGAACGTGGTCTCTACCGACTACGGTTAGGATTGAAGGCTGTCTAA
- a CDS encoding DUF433 domain-containing protein yields MTTKTLDQHIETSLDIAGGKPRIAGHRITVRDIVMWHERLGKSVDEIASDYGLTLADVHAALAYYFDHRADIDKDMADGQAFAESLRHTTPSKLKQNAGQN; encoded by the coding sequence ATGACCACGAAAACATTAGATCAGCACATTGAAACAAGCCTTGATATTGCAGGGGGGAAACCCCGTATTGCAGGCCATCGTATTACCGTGCGCGATATTGTCATGTGGCATGAACGGTTGGGGAAAAGTGTCGATGAAATTGCCAGCGACTACGGTCTGACGCTGGCCGATGTCCATGCCGCACTCGCCTACTATTTTGATCATCGCGCCGATATCGACAAAGACATGGCTGACGGCCAGGCCTTTGCCGAGTCCTTACGCCACACCACGCCCTCCAAGCTCAAGCAGAATGCCGGGCAAAATTGA
- a CDS encoding helix-turn-helix domain-containing protein — translation MKQRATINQQGYKRLYSVHEAAHYLGRSAWSVRRLVWAGELPCVRGGGRVHVDVKDMEAFIEQHKERG, via the coding sequence ATGAAACAAAGGGCAACCATTAACCAACAAGGCTACAAACGGCTCTACAGTGTTCACGAGGCGGCTCACTATCTTGGCCGGTCTGCGTGGTCTGTGAGGAGGTTAGTCTGGGCGGGGGAGTTACCCTGTGTGCGTGGTGGAGGTAGAGTTCACGTTGACGTGAAGGATATGGAAGCTTTCATAGAACAGCACAAGGAGCGAGGTTGA
- a CDS encoding DUF5615 family PIN-like protein: protein MPGKIEFYLDEHVPRAVVQGLRERGVDIKTVGEAGLLSAPDTPHLQRARAERRVIFTQDSDFLRLHAAGHLRCGIVYAPQGTSIGETIHGLWFVVTPPGP, encoded by the coding sequence ATGCCGGGCAAAATTGAGTTCTATCTCGACGAACACGTTCCCAGAGCCGTTGTGCAAGGCTTGCGCGAACGAGGCGTTGATATCAAAACAGTGGGTGAAGCAGGTCTCCTCAGCGCACCCGATACTCCGCATCTGCAGCGAGCCCGTGCTGAACGGCGGGTAATTTTTACGCAAGATAGCGATTTCCTCCGTCTCCATGCTGCTGGGCATCTTCGTTGTGGCATCGTGTATGCCCCACAAGGCACGTCGATCGGAGAGACCATTCATGGTTTATGGTTTGTTGTTACTCCACCAGGTCCTTGA
- a CDS encoding type II toxin-antitoxin system Phd/YefM family antitoxin produces METIGAFEAKTHLSALLDRVSKGETITITKHGVPAAMLVPVGREARRLTHQEIVEGMHELRGRVKADSMTVREMIEEGRRF; encoded by the coding sequence ATGGAGACGATCGGGGCATTTGAAGCCAAAACCCACCTGTCGGCGCTACTTGACCGGGTCAGCAAGGGCGAGACCATCACCATTACCAAGCATGGCGTCCCGGCCGCGATGCTGGTGCCTGTCGGGCGGGAGGCACGGCGGCTGACCCATCAGGAGATTGTGGAAGGGATGCATGAGCTGCGGGGGCGGGTTAAAGCGGATTCCATGACCGTGCGGGAGATGATCGAGGAAGGCAGGCGGTTTTGA
- a CDS encoding tyrosine-type recombinase/integrase, which yields MGMLYRRSKRDPVTRQKVEFGPWWIKFYDNGRPIRESTGTTDKTEARRRLKEKEGKVSEGLYSGPQVERTKFEDLVQGIKQDYALNERKSLRRLNDYITHLSTSFGYMRVRAITTDKITAYIAKRREQGAANGTINRELGCLKRMFKLAHQQTPPKVARLPHIPMLEEHNIRSGFLEHEDFLALRGALPDYAKVAVTLAYYSGMRMGEVYSLEWKQINWTEGKLYLRAQETKTDTPRILYLTGDLLKVLSAWKGRCEKKWPSCPWICHRGGIRLESLKHSWRKGCQCVGLGTMVKDEETGELVWNGPIPHDFRRTAVRNMVRAGIPEKIAMAISGHKTRSVFDRYNIVNETDLVRAAKSLSDYFEREKQGSMGTLAGTLTEKIAPEVQGDDAELVGMSAGGLELARGIEPPTCGLQNVSSPTADNLNQQETTKQDPPDMGLDGASLSCPGSSVVAEEDD from the coding sequence ATGGGCATGCTGTATCGGCGAAGTAAGCGGGACCCTGTCACCCGTCAGAAGGTAGAGTTCGGTCCTTGGTGGATCAAGTTTTATGACAATGGCCGCCCCATCCGTGAGAGCACCGGGACGACCGATAAAACCGAAGCTCGCCGCCGGTTGAAGGAGAAGGAGGGCAAGGTTTCTGAGGGGCTTTATTCAGGGCCACAGGTTGAGCGGACGAAATTCGAGGATCTTGTGCAGGGGATTAAGCAAGACTATGCCTTGAACGAACGGAAATCTTTACGACGGCTCAATGACTACATCACGCACCTGTCTACCTCTTTTGGATATATGAGAGTGAGGGCCATCACGACGGACAAGATTACGGCCTACATTGCAAAACGTCGGGAACAGGGGGCGGCAAATGGAACGATCAACCGTGAGCTAGGATGTTTGAAACGAATGTTTAAGCTGGCTCACCAACAGACCCCGCCAAAGGTGGCGCGTCTTCCACATATTCCCATGCTTGAAGAGCACAACATCCGATCAGGATTCTTGGAGCATGAAGACTTTTTGGCATTGAGGGGCGCATTGCCAGACTATGCGAAGGTCGCTGTGACCTTGGCTTACTATAGCGGTATGAGGATGGGGGAAGTCTATTCCCTTGAATGGAAGCAGATCAATTGGACTGAGGGGAAGCTGTACCTTCGGGCACAGGAGACCAAAACGGATACGCCAAGGATTCTCTATCTGACCGGCGACTTGTTGAAGGTTCTATCCGCTTGGAAGGGACGCTGTGAGAAGAAATGGCCGTCTTGTCCCTGGATCTGCCATCGGGGAGGGATACGCCTTGAAAGCCTGAAGCATTCCTGGCGCAAAGGGTGCCAGTGTGTTGGATTAGGTACGATGGTCAAGGATGAGGAGACCGGTGAACTGGTTTGGAACGGCCCTATCCCTCATGACTTTCGCCGGACTGCGGTACGGAACATGGTACGGGCTGGGATACCTGAAAAGATTGCGATGGCCATCTCAGGACACAAGACCCGTTCGGTCTTTGATCGGTACAACATCGTGAATGAAACTGACCTGGTGAGAGCAGCAAAAAGCTTGTCTGATTACTTTGAACGAGAAAAGCAGGGAAGTATGGGCACACTGGCGGGCACACTTACGGAAAAGATTGCTCCTGAGGTTCAAGGGGATGATGCCGAACTTGTTGGAATGTCAGCAGGAGGGTTGGAGCTGGCGAGAGGAATCGAACCTCCAACCTGCGGTTTACAAAATGTCTCGAGTCCCACCGCAGACAACCTAAACCAGCAAGAAACAACAAAACAGGACCCCCCAGACATGGGGCTAGATGGGGCTAGTTTGTCCTGTCCTGGTAGCAGCGTGGTAGCAGAGGAGGATGATTAG
- a CDS encoding helix-turn-helix transcriptional regulator, protein MKLRIIRKERGISQKDLATKLGMSQAYLCNLEKGKANVSLHTLRRLAKALKVRVADLLADE, encoded by the coding sequence ATGAAGCTTCGAATCATTCGAAAAGAGAGAGGTATCTCTCAGAAGGACTTAGCCACAAAGCTAGGAATGAGTCAGGCCTACCTCTGTAATCTGGAAAAGGGAAAGGCAAACGTTTCCCTTCATACGTTGCGGCGTCTGGCGAAAGCCTTGAAGGTCCGAGTAGCGGACCTTTTGGCGGATGAGTAA